The following are from one region of the Trichoplusia ni isolate ovarian cell line Hi5 chromosome 1, tn1, whole genome shotgun sequence genome:
- the LOC113506294 gene encoding uncharacterized protein LOC113506294 → MVAPKSNPVGFNSSAKRFGKITVHPNLDPSGLYVTRPDGCDPCLYSPNLIQNICEATHYKKIDKDPWRYKNELEEWAKNLGYRNQRVLEQRQWRRSLLGPAWHTVTELPKYEPACMNVGFSRISRTIPSRNNVPGPGTYYKAVPYKAPYGPHSTRPTFEREDFCRFMDRSPKWSLAPNRYCYLDKDSIEQKSKKVVSLRGPYDLFTGKRDDSTKNHFNTSMKCSAATWPIALKGSLEKYKTSHFGKMNKTSRRTPCRGRTALVDLSMCPRRPEDPGSAHYNVYKPRVFEQNKNAFNSSYDKPPGYIKVVVWPGVGRYRLAGRREIQGKGHRHVFLSKQGRSIGAVIPQPMNSF, encoded by the coding sequence ATGGTGGCGCCTAAAAGCAACCCAGTCGGATTCAACTCGAGCGCTAAACGGTTTGGTAAAATAACCGTTCATCCTAATCTAGACCCCAGCGGGCTTTATGTCACAAGACCTGATGGGTGCGATCCCTGCCTCTATTCACCAAATCTGATACAAAACATATGTGAAGCgactcattacaaaaaaatcgaCAAAGATCCTTGGAGGTACAAAAATGAATTAGAGGAATGGGCGAAGAACTTGGGCTATAGAAACCAAAGAGTTTTAGAACAAAGACAGTGGCGGCGATCTTTACTAGGTCCTGCTTGGCATACGGTTACAGAACTACCCAAATATGAACCAGCTTGCATGAATGTTGGATTTAGTAGAATATCTCGAACGATACCCTCGCGAAATAATGTACCGGGTCCAGGAACCTACTACAAAGCCGTACCTTACAAGGCACCGTATGGCCCACACTCCACTCGGCCTACTTTTGAAAGAGAAGACTTTTGCCGATTTATGGATAGATCACCAAAGTGGTCACTCGCCCCAAACCGATACTGTTACCTTGACAAAGACTCAATTGAACAAAAGTCCAAAAAGGTAGTGTCACTACGCGGCCCATACGATCTATTTACTGGGAAACGAGACGACAGTACAAAGAATCACTTTAATACATCTATGAAATGCAGCGCTGCCACCTGGCCTATAGCACTGAAAGGCAGTCTGGAGAAGTACAAGACATCTCATTTCGGTAAAATGAATAAGACAAGCAGAAGAACACCTTGCAGGGGCCGAACGGCACTTGTGGACTTGTCAATGTGCCCGAGAAGACCAGAAGACCCTGGTTCTGCGCATTACAATGTATACAAGCCTCGTGTgtttgaacaaaacaaaaatgcatttaataGCTCTTATGATAAGCCACCTGGGTATATTAAAGTGGTGGTATGGCCTGGCGTAGGAAGATATCGGTTGGCAGGCCGAAGAGAAATTCAGGGCAAAGGTCATAGGCATGTATTCTTAAGCAAGCAGGGCCGGTCCATCGGTGCTGTGATACCTCAACCAATGAACTCGTTTTAA